Genomic window (Gymnogyps californianus isolate 813 chromosome 2, ASM1813914v2, whole genome shotgun sequence):
TGTATGGTAttactaattttcttttgtcactCCAGCaactggggctttttttttttcttatttaatggATACACCATTCCAACTGTTTTTGTCTTCATTATCAgccataaggaaaaaaaaaatcaagtaaaacCAATATCCTTCACGGAAGTGTTACCACAATAAATTATAAACATGAACTAGTATGCCCACAGCATGCCCACAACATCCTActtctgtcttctccaggcAAAGCTGCCTCCATCAGTTTCTTACAGTACCTATTTCTTTGGGTATTACTTCTTCTCCCTTCAAAACAGCTCATTGTTTCATGCCCAGTCATAGGCATCTTTGGTTTTAGGGGCCAATTTTcaatatttcaattatttgaATAGTGTTGTCCCACCAGCTTGAACTTGCAGGGAAGATGACTGATGCTCTCTTTTACCCTTTGGCTGAGTCAATAGCTCACCAAAGGACTGTTGAGGTCTGTAGACCCTCTAACACCCTAGGTGCAACAGGAGCCAAACAAGGCACAGAAAACTTCTGGAGTCAGTACAAACCTTTACTGTTGGCATGCTCTGGttcttttgtgttgtttggggttttgtttgtttgtgtgtttggttttgtttggttggggggggggcactgttgtttttttttgtttggggttttttttttttttttactgcaaatatGATACTTTGGACAGTACGAGACTATGCATGTGTGTTATGATGGAAGAAGTGCTCTTCTCCAGCCACTTTTCTTAGTTTACAGATACCCTTTCTCAGCTTCAGTCTGTAACACTATATAAATTTAGACCATTAGCTATGCAGAAtcaactttgttttatttgcatacaAAACACATGCACTTGTGCTCTTCTAGGCCACAGCACTGATTTTGTTTGCAAGAGAACTGTGGCAAAGGAATATTAACTTTCTTGCTATTCATTTCCTGGCTTCTATggttaaataaaggaaataacctACAAACTTTTAGTCAAACACTAGAATTAGCAGACATGAGAAATGAGAGCTATTAAGGAAAGTTTCTGTGCTCTGAAAATTATTCCTTGACTTGATGTCTGAAGGAAAGAAGCGAAGCAGCTGGTACACATGGTACACTTTCGTGAATACCCCTTCCCAAGAACACCCACAATAAGAATATATTGTATCACACGCGACACTGTTAAACCAATTTATACTCAAAGGAGACAGAGCTGTTCAACCATTTGGATCAGCTGTTTAGTACATTTGACCTTCTGAATCCCACTTACACCAAAATTACAAGAAGTTTAAGGAAAATACCTTTTGAATTTAATTCCAATACAGTCGGTTACATTTTATTGTGATATTTTGTAAGAGATTATTAACAAGCTGTGTGCTGTAATGAACAGTTGGTTTTGTATGTTTAGAAAGAACAAGCTGTAACAGTAACTACGTTATGGAAACAGATCTGATTTGGTCTCAtctacaaaaggaaaatcaatttaatacaaactgctgaaaaatagGTTCCTGCAGCAAccacttctcttcctttgcaagGGTCAGAAAAGAAGGTTCATTGGTTtgagttttttctcttttgagtaTGACAAGCCATTACTGACAAATGAATGTGCCTCTTGCACTACACTTGTTCAGAATAATAGtaaatttgtcattttgaatGTTTGTACAATTCTACTCACGAGTACTAGTTTGAAAAGTTTGACAACAGTGATACaccaaaaaaattgaaagctaATGCAAACCTATGGATAGAAAGACTTGTTACCTCAATTTCAAGTTAGAATTCCCAGCTCGAATAGAAGACTACccctaaaataatttaacaacAGTTATGTAGTACTCAATTTCAGgagcagaaatacagcaatCCACTGATGTACAAGTACTAGGCCAGATATGACAAAGTAGGAATATGTGACCACATTGGTAAGTACAAACTCACCGTTAATACCATccagaaaaaagcaacaaacagcacttcagagacagctctgtcTTTTATGGATGAATTATTTGTATTACTAGTTGCCTAAGATTGCCACAGAAAAGTCTTCATTAGTAAGTTCCATAAATTCTGGGTTTGTTACTGAAAGTGTTCCATTAATCTGGAGGTACTATTTTGAAGTAACATCATCTTGGTTGCTAAACAATGAACTGGGAAAAGCCCTACCTGCAAGGTGATACTGggaacactgtatttttttgaagttaaatgAAGATATCTAGCTAGTATTTTTCTACCCATCCCAGCAGCTTACCTGCTGCAGAAAGAGTGGAGTAAGCGAAAACTGATTGTTCGAAAACTTCATCAACCAAAGCTAACTCTTACAAAGTCAATTGACACAACGTGTGCTTCCATTATTATGAGTCATTATTTGGAGCACACTTTGTTGCCCCTAATGACTGAGaatgtataaagaaaatatgacaCATGATCATGTCATATGCCATTTGTCATGAAGGCATATTTTAGGAAAGGTGTAGGCTCACAGTCCAAGCTTCATACTGATGTTCATCTGCTGATGAACTACAGCACTAGTGCCTGACCTTTCTTTAGGGATAAGCTATTCAGTTTGTAAAGAGGCCACTCACGAACTCTAAGCCTCCACTTTACTTGTTAGATATTAAATATGTCAGTCACATGAGTAGAAATACTGATGTATCCCATCAAAACGTTTAATGCATATGAAAGCACAGTGCATATGGACTGGTTTACACGAGGAAAGGCTGTGTGGGTGTTCTGTAACAGGACAGCATGTTTGTACCACCACATCACCAAAATACTCTTTTATCCCCcacattttgatttttggtAGACCGTGGCAAAAGCAAGCTGTGGGCTGCCAGAACCCCTCATGTGGCTTACAGTTTGCTACCTGTCCGTACCTGGAAAGCAAAGAGCAAGCTATAAGCTCATATTTTGATCATCTTGCAATGGCAGAGCAGGCATCTACACAttggagaaggaaatgaagtatCTGTATAAGTGATATTTGTTATAGCCCTGGATTCTTTTTTGGATCTAAAAGCATGGACCTGTTGTTATTCTTAACGCAACAAAATGGCTACATAACTTCAAGTAATTGCCTTAGGCAAACCAATACATAACATGCAGAAATTTAACTGTCTGGTCAGTAAATCAGGACTATGAACAAAACTGAGCAGATTTCTGCACTGTCACAGGGAGTGGTTTCTAAGAACTTTTTTCAGAGTTTCCATATGCAATTAAATTCCCTCCAAACTATGACAGGAGTTTGATATAGTTAGCAGACATGATATAGACTGCCAATGTTAAATACTGCAGCCACATTAGTAATACTAGGAACCTGAAGACCTGGATCTGGCCTCATTATTGCTGCAAAAGGTAGCAGACTACctgagaaagaatgaaaacatggTACAGATATGATGTACTCGCTGAGTCAACGGCACAGACATCATGCAGCAAGATGTCTTGTAAGTAGTGGTGTCAAACAGACAATAGCTTGGTGGTTAGGGCACTGCAAGGGGTTCTTGCAGAGACCACTCATTTATTAGTTAGAAAAGAAACTGCCTCGGTACTTATCCAGGCTCTGAGTTTGTAAGGACAAGCAGTCCTAAGCGCTGTATTGGCATTTTTTAGATATTAGGCCTAAAACCATAACGCCTCTCCCCGTATTTCTAGCCAAGCTTTCATCCCCAGAACTCCGCGTTTCCACAGACTGAACACATCGCAGAGTCTGGTATCAAAGACGGAGAGCCATTTCCGATTTCAcccagaaacatttttcttatcaCTCCACCTCTATCTTTCACTTACCAAAGGGCACCTCCTAGCCTCCGGAGGCGGCGTGCAAAGCGTGCGCATACCTTGAGGGCTCCgggaaagaaacacaaatacataaatgcaGGACCTACAGGCAGACGAAGAAGGCTCACAGCGGCCGTAAGCCCCTCACCCTCCAACAAACGCCCCGGTACTGGCGGGCTGCCCTCGGACCGTCACCCTCGCCTTACGCGGCTGGCACGACAGCGCGGGACAAGCCCTTCCGGGCAGCGGGCCGGAGCGGCACCAGCTGCCGCACTGCGCATGCCCGGCGGGCGGTGACGAGCGGAAGGagcgccgccgccaccgccgccgccatTTCCTCGCCCTTCTCAGGGAAGGACCGCCCCTCCtcgccgccaccgccgccgccgaggGGGTGTCTCCTCCCCGCAACCCGGCGGCGGCGCGATGGGGTCCCGCCCACCGCCGCTGGCGCAGCGTTACAAGGGCGGCtgggctcctcctcctcctctctcccccgcCGCCGGAATGCCGAAGCTTAGCAAGGAGGCCAAGCAGCGGCTACAGCAGCTCTTCAAGGGCGGCCAGTTCGCCATCCGCTGGGGCTTCATCCCCGTCGTGCTCTACCTAGGTCAGTGGCGGACGGGGGAACCGGCGGCACGGTGCCCCAacggcgcggggcgggggtggCGCTCGGCGGCTGCTGGGGAGGCCGAAGATGGGGCGGCCGGGGGCGagcgtcccccccccccccccccccccccctccctcctgtcCGGGCTGTTACTGCCCGCCTGGCAGCGCGCGCTCtgcgggtggggggggaggggcagaAGGAAGGGCACGTGCGGAGGGGCGCCACGCCGCGCGCTGCCCGCCGTGACCCGGGCTCTGCGGCCCTCGGCGCGCATGCGCGGCCGGGGAAGGCGGGGGAGCGCTGAGGGCCCGGTGCTGGCCTGGAGCCCCTTGGGCCCGGTGTGGCGGCCCGTGGGACCCGCGGGGTACGGGTCGGGGCTTGCCCTTGACAGAACTGCGAGGTgggtggttggttggtttgggtttttttctttaaaaaggtttttccgtccctttcccttcctggaGGCAGTTCCCGCGCTGGGAGCGCGCGTTGAGCCTGCGTGCCCAGTGAGGGGAGGGGCGCCGGCGGTCCGCGGCAGGCCGGCGGGTCGGGCCCCTCTGGGGAGCGGGCTGAGCATGTACCGGAGCTGCTTAACAGCAAACGAAGCAGCGATTTAATTATGCATCAGTGACTGACTGCTTTAGTAGGCTCGCCTGTGTGTTTCTTGCAGTAGAGAGTCAGTGTGTGAGGAGAAAGCTGTCTGCGGCCGGGAGGTCGGCTTCGTGGCGCCGAGGGGGTTGCCAGCCTCTGGCTGAGGTTGGATTTCCAGCTAGGTACAGGTTACAGTCTCTCCCAAAATGGCGTGGCTCCTGTTTCCGAACTGCTGTGGAGCATTCAGGGGATGCCTTGATGTCATGCCTGGCACCCAGGGTGTGTTTCGCTTCCCCCTGTC
Coding sequences:
- the TOMM7 gene encoding mitochondrial import receptor subunit TOM7 homolog is translated as MGSRPPPLAQRYKGGWAPPPPLSPAAGMPKLSKEAKQRLQQLFKGGQFAIRWGFIPVVLYLGFKRGADPGMPEPTIWSLLWG